In a single window of the Candidatus Hydrogenedentota bacterium genome:
- a CDS encoding SH3 domain-containing protein, translating into MSSALVLLLCLGSDVYTTFFERGNAAYAAGDLPAAIQAWEQLAISGVANADVYYNLGCAWHHQGEPGWAVLNYERALALDARFEPAARSLDAVLDGMPERRDRPEGFALNGWSPSPVPGLSRPVYRWGLAGLWILLWGILAMALRGGIHRPGTRWKTASLAALLLLCAGALLAPEPMRTAAVVVAPESEARYGPDARDAVRTVLRAGDRVIVDAREPGWARVETADGLRGWIPRSDLASLGPPFDVYATRKDPEVP; encoded by the coding sequence ATGAGCAGCGCGCTTGTGCTTTTACTGTGCCTCGGCAGCGACGTGTACACGACATTTTTCGAGCGGGGAAACGCGGCCTATGCGGCGGGCGACCTGCCCGCGGCGATTCAGGCCTGGGAGCAGCTCGCGATATCCGGCGTCGCCAACGCCGACGTGTATTACAACCTGGGTTGCGCCTGGCATCACCAGGGAGAGCCCGGCTGGGCGGTACTCAACTACGAGCGCGCCCTCGCGCTGGACGCCCGCTTCGAACCCGCGGCCCGATCGCTGGATGCCGTGCTGGACGGCATGCCGGAGCGGCGCGATAGGCCGGAGGGATTCGCGCTGAACGGCTGGAGCCCCTCCCCGGTTCCGGGGCTCTCCCGGCCGGTGTATCGGTGGGGCCTGGCGGGACTCTGGATCCTGCTTTGGGGTATACTGGCGATGGCGCTCCGGGGGGGCATTCACCGCCCCGGAACGCGCTGGAAGACCGCGTCCCTGGCGGCGTTGTTGCTCCTGTGCGCGGGCGCGCTGCTGGCGCCCGAGCCAATGCGGACGGCGGCGGTCGTCGTCGCGCCGGAATCCGAGGCGCGGTATGGCCCCGACGCGCGCGACGCGGTTCGGACCGTGCTCCGAGCCGGCGATCGCGTGATCGTGGACGCCCGCGAGCCGGGCTGGGCCCGCGTAGAGACGGCGGACGGCCTCCGTGGCTGGATTCCGCGATCCGATCTGGCCAGCCTGGGCCCCCCGTTTGACGTATATGCAACCCGGAAAGATCCCGAAGTCCCGTGA
- a CDS encoding AAA family ATPase, with translation MTSPVDEIRERVARQAPLVARLRQAMGEVLVGQRYMVDRLLVGLLANGHILLEGVPGLAKTTAVTTLAQALACSFKRIQFTPDLLPADLVGTEVYNPKTGDFSVKKGPVFAHILLADEINRAPAKVQSALLEVMQERQVTIGDTTFPMQEPFMVLATQNPLEHEGTYPLPEAQIDRFMLKVKITYPTREEERAIMDRVDLLRRQKVDPVVTRHELLEARTLLNEIYVDPKAKDYIVDIVHATRRPESVGLKIGHLIEYGASPRATLYLQQGARAMAFLQGQGNVYPHDVKQIAMDVLRHRVKESYEAEAENISAEHLIKKILETVPVP, from the coding sequence ATGACATCCCCGGTAGATGAAATTCGCGAGCGCGTGGCGCGGCAGGCGCCCCTGGTGGCCCGGCTCCGGCAGGCCATGGGCGAAGTTTTGGTGGGCCAGCGCTACATGGTGGATCGGCTCCTGGTGGGCCTGCTGGCCAATGGCCACATCCTGCTGGAGGGCGTGCCCGGTCTGGCGAAGACGACGGCGGTGACCACGCTGGCGCAGGCCCTGGCGTGCAGCTTCAAGCGCATCCAGTTCACGCCCGATCTCCTGCCGGCGGACCTGGTGGGCACGGAGGTGTACAACCCGAAGACGGGCGATTTCAGCGTGAAGAAGGGGCCGGTCTTCGCGCATATCCTGCTGGCGGACGAGATCAATCGCGCGCCGGCGAAGGTGCAGAGCGCGCTGCTCGAAGTGATGCAGGAGCGGCAGGTGACGATCGGCGATACTACATTCCCGATGCAGGAGCCGTTCATGGTGCTGGCGACGCAGAATCCCCTGGAGCACGAGGGCACCTACCCGCTGCCCGAGGCCCAGATCGACCGGTTCATGCTCAAGGTGAAGATCACGTATCCGACCCGGGAGGAGGAACGCGCGATCATGGACCGGGTGGACCTGCTCCGGCGGCAGAAGGTGGACCCGGTGGTGACGCGCCATGAGTTGCTGGAGGCGCGGACGCTGCTGAACGAGATTTATGTCGACCCGAAGGCCAAGGATTACATCGTCGATATCGTCCACGCGACCCGGCGCCCGGAATCCGTTGGGCTGAAGATCGGCCATCTTATCGAGTACGGGGCTTCGCCGCGCGCGACGCTCTACCTCCAGCAGGGCGCGCGGGCCATGGCGTTCCTGCAGGGCCAGGGCAATGTGTACCCGCACGACGTGAAGCAGATTGCGATGGACGTGCTGCGGCACCGGGTAAAAGAGAGTTACGAGGCGGAGGCGGAGAACATCTCGGCCGAGCACCTGATCAAGAAGATTCTCGAAACCGTGCCGGTCCCCTGA
- a CDS encoding BatD family protein, translating into MPLRSTAAACSRRSAWGLIFVVLAHYQCATAQVAEPASEDAADPGPMIEDAVYIDARVDRDSVYLGEAITLTLEYGELELRGVRVQPRERIAGLRLPSAEGFYTGGLTVEHTTTARDGALYSVTLHHQRLYPARAGELTIGAWAWTGSARGYTSTGVSAADLDLATAPIRVRVRPLPPPPDGFQGAVGELELEMAFESHEMRQGVPVTVSVILSGTGNPESALPPEMPAASWYRIGNPVEEPAPGGGDDGVFSRRFRYEFMPVGAGSRQFPPVVYPYFSPAEGRYRIARTPPLSIEIAPSGEADALVVIGGSGDGATSALEVVREGRMPIVTHLERVRVRRDRIRIWPLAITFPPVGFALWILWAWRGGLTTRSWRGRRRTPGEGVRIAAALADPHPADALRAALRDILSERTGVALAGMTVTEMRSALAGGDGEDAAGELMSLLEACDRARYAGDNATLEGLGDRARAALGSEARSGWWRCAR; encoded by the coding sequence ATGCCATTGCGTTCGACAGCCGCCGCGTGTTCTCGGAGATCGGCCTGGGGCCTGATTTTCGTGGTGCTGGCTCATTATCAGTGCGCGACAGCGCAAGTGGCGGAGCCGGCATCCGAAGACGCCGCCGATCCGGGCCCGATGATCGAAGACGCGGTCTACATCGACGCGCGCGTGGACCGCGACAGCGTTTATCTGGGCGAAGCGATTACCTTGACGCTGGAATACGGGGAACTGGAGCTGCGGGGCGTGCGCGTGCAGCCCCGGGAGCGGATCGCCGGGTTGCGCCTGCCGTCCGCCGAGGGTTTCTACACGGGCGGGCTGACCGTGGAACACACCACCACCGCCCGCGATGGCGCGCTGTACTCCGTGACCCTGCATCACCAGCGCCTCTATCCCGCGCGCGCCGGCGAACTGACCATCGGGGCGTGGGCCTGGACGGGGTCGGCCCGCGGCTATACCTCAACGGGCGTCAGCGCGGCGGACCTGGATCTGGCCACGGCGCCTATCCGCGTGCGGGTTCGTCCGCTCCCGCCGCCGCCAGACGGCTTCCAGGGGGCTGTGGGCGAGCTGGAATTGGAGATGGCGTTCGAGTCCCACGAAATGCGGCAGGGCGTGCCCGTAACGGTCTCGGTGATCCTTTCGGGGACCGGGAATCCGGAGAGCGCGCTGCCGCCCGAGATGCCGGCGGCATCGTGGTATCGGATAGGCAATCCCGTCGAAGAGCCCGCACCCGGCGGTGGCGACGACGGGGTCTTTTCGCGCCGTTTTCGCTATGAGTTCATGCCGGTGGGGGCCGGTTCGCGGCAGTTCCCACCGGTCGTATACCCGTACTTCTCGCCCGCTGAAGGGCGGTATCGGATCGCCCGCACCCCTCCACTATCAATCGAGATCGCCCCTTCGGGCGAGGCCGACGCGCTGGTGGTCATCGGCGGGTCGGGGGACGGCGCGACGAGCGCCCTGGAAGTGGTCCGCGAGGGCCGGATGCCGATTGTGACGCACCTGGAGCGCGTGCGCGTCCGGCGCGATCGCATCCGGATCTGGCCATTGGCGATCACGTTTCCGCCGGTGGGCTTCGCGCTCTGGATCCTTTGGGCCTGGCGCGGGGGGCTGACCACGCGATCGTGGCGGGGGCGGCGGCGCACGCCGGGCGAAGGCGTTCGTATTGCGGCCGCGCTGGCCGACCCGCATCCGGCCGACGCGCTCCGTGCCGCGCTTCGGGACATCCTGTCGGAACGGACCGGCGTGGCGTTGGCCGGCATGACGGTGACGGAGATGCGATCCGCGCTGGCGGGCGGCGATGGGGAGGATGCCGCGGGGGAACTTATGTCGCTGCTGGAGGCTTGCGACCGGGCGCGCTATGCGGGGGACAACGCCACCCTCGAAGGGCTTGGGGATCGCGCTCGAGCCGCGTTGGGTTCCGAAGCGCGTTCCGGGTGGTGGAGGTGCGCCCGATGA
- the glnD gene encoding [protein-PII] uridylyltransferase: protein MSTDAPVSFRDLVQAAEHDPDTFRAAAPKVRLAAIRNHYRSEWKRIEAAHLARGSGRGIVAQLTALADDLVRGVLRLALAEVGASARLRKRIAACALGGYGRGELNPHSDLDVCLLYTGRLDSELKALNTYLVPLFWDVGFKSGYVLQEVKEAARLAATEQTALTSYLHARFLAGDPAVFARFERALEPVVSKQRAALLAFLRERADTGPGAGVGRDLYEPEPDLKEGVGGLRDYHTALWILHLTRGGLSLDDLEHLGELAPEDNLLFQESLDFIWRIRNELHFHTGKGENQLTFVLQKHVALALGYGEDARQAIDRLMQDYYTAARAIRRLLRMVVGITNPMPSGSAARETTPRGRIDVVRGELWIGNHDPQWFAENPPRLMEVIWESGRRNAPLSHKSQVAVTRNLGLVDAAFRGNDLVRRFFTAICGRPLQAGLALRQAAETGLLGAYIPEFAEVDGVVRYEDFHSYPVHEHTLRAIEAVGAIPGLEGATGRLLQTALEHLRDPHVLILAILMHDLGKAGGEEHVEEGVRLARGICGRMGLPEEDTDRIVFLVEHHMLMNHIAMYRDTDDLDIVSNFAATVRTADRLRALLLLSYADLSAVGPDVWTEWKGALLGKLYLKTERILLGRPVAAEAYWTLPKARAVAEATPAPLRSEVVPHLVQMGERYFVAFSPEQIADHLRCIAEARIHGLAVLGVENEGTRTTDIVVCTQNSHGLFSRIAGSFASQLLDVQRALVFTAPDGYIVDRFTVTDAVNRRPLTERQFEALKQVLFHVLLERGSVQEYVNKSRTRLFALHQPRVPVATRISFDNECSKTDTVVEIETGDRTGLLYDIACVFAGHGIDFFSSHVVTDARQVRDSFYVRLDGSKITDPAVQAAVRAGLETAIRPLAVAGG, encoded by the coding sequence GTGAGCACCGATGCGCCTGTCTCCTTTCGCGACCTCGTCCAGGCCGCGGAGCACGATCCCGACACGTTCCGCGCCGCCGCGCCGAAAGTGCGCCTGGCGGCAATCCGGAACCACTACCGTTCCGAATGGAAGCGCATCGAGGCGGCCCACCTCGCGCGCGGGTCGGGACGCGGCATCGTGGCGCAACTGACCGCGCTGGCGGACGACCTGGTGCGGGGTGTTCTTCGGCTTGCGCTGGCGGAAGTGGGGGCGAGCGCGCGGCTCCGCAAACGGATTGCTGCGTGCGCGCTCGGGGGCTATGGCCGGGGGGAGCTGAACCCGCATTCCGATCTGGACGTGTGCCTGCTGTATACGGGACGGCTTGATTCCGAGTTGAAGGCGCTGAACACCTACCTCGTGCCACTGTTCTGGGACGTGGGCTTCAAGTCGGGGTATGTGCTTCAGGAAGTGAAGGAGGCGGCCCGGCTTGCGGCGACCGAGCAGACCGCGCTCACGAGTTACCTGCACGCGCGTTTTCTGGCCGGGGATCCGGCGGTCTTCGCGCGTTTCGAACGGGCCTTGGAACCCGTGGTTTCGAAGCAGCGCGCGGCCCTGCTCGCGTTTCTTCGGGAACGGGCGGATACCGGGCCGGGCGCGGGCGTCGGGCGCGACCTTTATGAACCGGAGCCCGATCTGAAGGAGGGGGTGGGCGGCTTGCGCGACTATCACACCGCACTTTGGATCCTGCATCTCACGCGCGGCGGCTTGTCGCTGGACGATCTGGAGCATCTCGGCGAACTGGCGCCCGAGGACAACCTGCTTTTTCAGGAAAGCCTGGATTTTATCTGGCGCATTCGCAATGAACTGCACTTTCACACGGGCAAGGGCGAGAACCAACTGACCTTCGTCCTCCAGAAGCATGTCGCGCTGGCCCTGGGGTACGGCGAGGACGCGCGGCAGGCGATCGATCGCCTGATGCAGGATTACTACACCGCGGCCCGGGCGATCCGGCGCTTGCTGCGGATGGTTGTCGGCATTACGAATCCGATGCCTTCCGGCTCGGCGGCCCGCGAAACTACGCCGCGGGGACGGATAGACGTGGTGCGGGGCGAGCTGTGGATCGGAAATCACGATCCGCAGTGGTTTGCGGAGAACCCGCCGCGCCTGATGGAAGTGATCTGGGAGAGCGGTCGGCGCAACGCCCCACTTTCCCACAAGAGCCAGGTGGCGGTGACCCGAAACCTGGGGCTGGTCGACGCGGCGTTTCGCGGAAACGATCTGGTGCGCCGATTTTTTACGGCCATCTGCGGCCGCCCGTTGCAGGCCGGCCTCGCGTTGCGCCAGGCGGCGGAAACGGGGCTGCTCGGGGCCTACATTCCCGAGTTTGCGGAGGTTGACGGGGTCGTTCGCTACGAAGACTTTCACAGCTATCCGGTGCATGAGCACACGCTCCGGGCGATTGAGGCGGTGGGCGCGATACCCGGCCTCGAAGGCGCCACCGGACGGCTGCTCCAGACGGCGCTCGAACACCTGCGGGATCCGCACGTGCTGATTCTCGCGATCCTGATGCACGATCTGGGCAAGGCCGGCGGCGAGGAACATGTCGAGGAGGGCGTTCGGCTGGCGCGCGGGATCTGCGGGCGCATGGGGCTACCCGAGGAGGACACGGACCGTATCGTGTTTCTGGTCGAGCACCATATGCTGATGAACCATATCGCCATGTACCGGGACACCGACGATCTCGACATTGTGAGTAACTTCGCGGCGACGGTCCGGACCGCCGACCGATTGCGGGCGCTCCTGCTGCTCTCGTATGCGGATCTTTCCGCCGTCGGGCCGGATGTCTGGACGGAGTGGAAAGGGGCCCTGCTCGGGAAGTTGTATCTCAAAACGGAGCGCATCCTGCTCGGGCGCCCGGTGGCCGCGGAGGCCTACTGGACACTGCCCAAGGCGCGCGCGGTCGCCGAAGCGACGCCCGCGCCGCTCCGGAGCGAGGTCGTTCCGCACCTGGTGCAGATGGGCGAGCGCTACTTTGTCGCCTTCAGCCCGGAGCAAATTGCGGATCACCTCCGGTGTATCGCGGAGGCCCGGATCCACGGGCTTGCGGTGTTGGGCGTCGAAAACGAAGGCACCCGGACGACCGACATTGTGGTTTGCACGCAGAACAGCCACGGGCTCTTCTCGCGCATTGCGGGCAGTTTTGCGTCGCAATTGCTGGATGTGCAGCGCGCGCTGGTGTTTACGGCCCCGGATGGTTACATTGTGGACCGTTTTACCGTGACGGACGCGGTGAACCGCCGCCCATTGACGGAACGGCAGTTCGAGGCGCTCAAACAGGTGCTGTTTCACGTGCTGCTCGAACGCGGCAGCGTGCAGGAATACGTCAACAAATCGAGGACGCGGCTCTTCGCCCTGCACCAGCCCCGGGTCCCGGTGGCGACACGGATCAGCTTCGACAACGAATGTTCAAAGACAGACACCGTGGTCGAGATTGAAACCGGGGACCGAACCGGCTTACTCTACGATATCGCCTGCGTCTTCGCGGGTCACGGCATCGACTTCTTCTCCTCGCATGTGGTGACCGATGCGCGGCAGGTGCGAGACTCGTTCTATGTGCGGCTGGACGGCTCCAAAATCACCGATCCCGCGGTTCAGGCGGCGGTACGCGCCGGTCTGGAAACCGCGATCCGCCCGCTGGCTGTGGCGGGCGGCTAA
- a CDS encoding DUF58 domain-containing protein, giving the protein MIPADVMQQIQRIHIRSRRVVNDLLAGQYESVFKGQGMVFKEVREYVPGDDVRAIDWNVTARTGQPHVKVMAEEREQTVMLAVDASGSKRFGSRARLKSELAAELCAVLAYSAIKNNDKVGLLIFTDRAEHFVPPRKGRKHILRLIREILFFEPDGVGTDVAAALHYLNQVAPRHAIVFLVSDFMSGDFEGPLRITSRKFDTIAVAIDDPREFSLPDAGLIALEDSETGQVYLADTGRRRLREIYEDDGAFRRSRRSDCFKRLRVDLIELQTDTPYIGALHRFFRMRERRMLA; this is encoded by the coding sequence GTGATCCCAGCCGATGTGATGCAGCAGATCCAGCGGATACACATCCGCAGCCGCCGCGTGGTCAATGATTTGCTTGCGGGGCAATACGAGAGCGTGTTCAAGGGGCAGGGCATGGTGTTCAAGGAAGTCCGCGAATACGTGCCGGGGGACGATGTCCGCGCTATTGACTGGAACGTCACCGCGCGCACGGGGCAGCCGCACGTGAAGGTGATGGCGGAGGAGCGCGAGCAGACCGTGATGCTGGCCGTGGACGCGAGCGGATCGAAACGATTCGGGAGCCGGGCCCGCCTGAAGAGTGAACTGGCGGCGGAGCTGTGCGCGGTGCTGGCCTATTCGGCCATCAAGAACAACGACAAGGTGGGGCTTTTGATCTTCACCGATCGCGCCGAGCATTTCGTGCCGCCGCGCAAGGGCCGAAAGCATATCCTCCGGCTGATACGTGAAATCCTTTTTTTTGAGCCGGATGGCGTCGGCACGGACGTGGCCGCGGCCCTGCACTACCTCAACCAGGTGGCGCCCCGGCACGCCATCGTCTTTCTGGTCTCGGATTTCATGTCGGGCGACTTCGAGGGGCCGCTGCGGATTACGAGCCGAAAGTTCGACACGATTGCGGTTGCGATCGACGATCCCCGGGAGTTCAGCCTGCCGGACGCCGGCCTGATCGCGCTGGAAGACAGCGAAACGGGGCAGGTGTATCTTGCGGACACAGGGCGCCGACGATTGCGGGAGATTTACGAAGACGATGGCGCTTTCCGGCGATCGCGCCGGAGCGATTGTTTCAAGCGGCTGCGGGTTGACCTGATTGAACTGCAAACCGATACGCCCTATATCGGCGCGCTTCACCGTTTTTTTCGCATGCGTGAGCGGCGCATGCTCGCATAG
- a CDS encoding VWA domain-containing protein: MTPSAWFTFTALSQPGWLWLAPLPLVLLALELGTRAPATIRISTADRLARQAGDRPSAARLIPPVLRCAGLLLLIVALAGPLNGFRARGERAGVVDIMLCVDVSSSMAEQDFYIGAQPANRLDVTKIAVANFIQNRRIVPEERYGADRLGLILYAGIAWTACPLTLDYAILEHAIERAEPVSQQDRGKNGTAIGSAIGLAARRLSQSEAKSKVMVLLTDGVNNRFELDPMTAAQIAADFGIRIYTLGVGPVKDAQQMGSVTARARTRGQLVDEAALQRIASLTGGAYFRATDVASLQQAYQEIDRLEATEIDAGSLYDYQEAHAPWIVLGGLVIGASALSRRAWFEVLP; encoded by the coding sequence ATGACGCCTTCGGCCTGGTTTACATTCACGGCGCTCTCGCAGCCCGGCTGGCTCTGGCTTGCGCCATTGCCGCTGGTGCTGCTGGCGCTGGAACTGGGAACCCGCGCCCCGGCTACCATCCGTATTTCCACGGCGGACCGCCTGGCCCGTCAGGCGGGCGATCGCCCGTCCGCGGCGCGGCTCATCCCCCCCGTATTGCGCTGCGCGGGGCTGCTGCTCCTCATTGTGGCGCTGGCCGGCCCCCTGAACGGATTTCGCGCGCGCGGCGAACGCGCGGGCGTGGTGGATATCATGCTGTGCGTCGATGTGTCGAGCAGTATGGCCGAACAGGATTTCTACATTGGAGCGCAACCCGCGAACCGGCTCGATGTGACGAAGATCGCGGTGGCCAATTTCATCCAGAACCGCCGGATTGTACCCGAGGAGCGCTACGGGGCCGATCGGCTCGGCCTGATCCTGTATGCGGGCATTGCGTGGACCGCGTGCCCGTTGACGCTGGACTACGCCATCCTCGAACATGCGATAGAACGGGCGGAGCCCGTCTCCCAGCAGGATCGGGGCAAGAACGGCACGGCCATTGGATCCGCAATTGGCCTGGCGGCGCGGCGCCTGAGCCAGAGCGAGGCGAAATCGAAGGTGATGGTGCTGCTGACGGACGGGGTGAACAACCGCTTCGAGCTGGATCCCATGACGGCGGCGCAGATCGCGGCCGATTTCGGGATCCGGATCTACACCCTGGGGGTGGGCCCCGTGAAGGACGCCCAGCAGATGGGTTCGGTCACCGCGCGCGCGCGGACACGCGGCCAGCTTGTGGACGAGGCCGCGTTACAGCGCATCGCCAGTCTCACGGGCGGCGCCTACTTCCGGGCCACGGACGTGGCGTCGCTCCAGCAGGCCTACCAGGAAATTGACCGGCTGGAAGCTACGGAAATCGACGCGGGGTCGCTCTACGATTACCAGGAGGCCCACGCGCCCTGGATAGTACTCGGGGGCCTGGTCATCGGCGCGTCGGCGCTTTCGCGCCGCGCCTGGTTCGAGGTGCTGCCATGA
- a CDS encoding trypsin-like peptidase domain-containing protein has translation MKFAQRWLACALAAGALLVPAGARSPILREIEDSFVRLHEEVRPSVVSIETEGSLSSEARESLRELHHFFGVPLPEGGLPRENPRSTGSGLIYDTEGHIVTNNHVIADAQRIEVLLWTGRRYDATVVGADPDTDLAVIRIETSETLTPARLGDSSTLKVGQFAIALGSPRGFDGSLSFGHISALGRNNLWGLQEQGIRFQNLIQTDAAINLGNSGGPLCNIDGDVIGINIAIIWGANSIGFAIPVNEVKNIVPDLISDGKVRRGFLGVRIDDVGSDIAPVLGLPDEQGAVVEEVQPDTPAARDGIRVYDVIRKVNGEIVQDTSSLIRKISSMTPGDTVMIEVWRDDETVEIQTTLDEWRNAAETPMREAPVLGMRLQAVDPELRAKLGLAESDGGLFVSEVMPGSPADNAGISAGDRITELDREPVTSVEAFRKLVKERTGTNSSLLVRFARGSASQDITVIRVP, from the coding sequence ATGAAGTTTGCGCAACGATGGCTGGCTTGCGCGCTGGCCGCCGGGGCCCTGCTGGTTCCGGCCGGCGCGCGAAGCCCCATCCTTCGCGAGATAGAAGACAGCTTTGTTCGCCTCCACGAGGAAGTGCGGCCTTCGGTGGTGTCTATCGAAACGGAGGGCAGCCTCAGCAGCGAGGCGCGGGAAAGCCTGCGCGAACTGCACCACTTTTTCGGCGTCCCGCTTCCCGAGGGCGGGCTGCCGCGTGAGAATCCGCGCTCCACGGGCAGCGGGCTCATTTACGACACGGAGGGGCACATTGTCACGAATAACCACGTAATCGCCGACGCGCAGCGCATCGAAGTGCTCTTGTGGACGGGGCGCCGGTACGACGCCACCGTGGTGGGCGCGGATCCGGACACGGATCTGGCGGTGATCCGCATTGAAACCTCCGAAACGCTGACGCCCGCGCGGCTTGGGGATTCAAGCACATTGAAAGTCGGCCAGTTCGCCATCGCGCTGGGGAGCCCGCGCGGCTTCGATGGGTCGCTGTCGTTCGGGCACATCAGCGCGCTCGGCCGAAACAACCTCTGGGGCTTGCAGGAACAGGGCATCCGCTTCCAGAACCTGATCCAGACCGACGCCGCGATCAATCTGGGCAACAGCGGCGGGCCGCTCTGCAACATCGACGGCGATGTCATCGGCATCAACATTGCAATCATCTGGGGCGCGAACTCCATCGGGTTTGCGATTCCGGTCAATGAAGTAAAGAACATTGTTCCCGATCTGATTTCGGACGGCAAGGTCCGGCGCGGTTTTCTGGGCGTGCGCATCGACGATGTCGGGAGCGATATCGCGCCCGTGTTGGGCCTGCCCGACGAACAGGGCGCGGTGGTGGAGGAAGTGCAGCCGGACACGCCCGCCGCGCGTGACGGCATCCGGGTTTACGATGTGATCCGTAAGGTCAACGGCGAAATCGTGCAGGATACGAGCAGCCTGATCCGGAAGATTTCGTCCATGACCCCCGGGGACACCGTCATGATCGAGGTTTGGCGGGACGACGAGACGGTGGAGATTCAGACGACCCTCGATGAGTGGCGCAACGCGGCCGAGACCCCGATGCGCGAGGCGCCGGTGCTCGGGATGCGTCTTCAGGCCGTCGATCCGGAACTCCGCGCGAAGCTCGGATTGGCGGAGTCCGACGGCGGCTTATTCGTGAGCGAAGTGATGCCCGGCAGCCCCGCCGACAATGCCGGAATCAGCGCGGGGGACCGTATAACCGAATTGGATCGGGAGCCGGTTACGAGTGTTGAGGCATTCCGGAAGCTGGTGAAGGAACGCACTGGAACGAACAGTTCGCTGCTGGTTCGATTTGCACGGGGAAGCGCGAGCCAGGACATCACCGTTATCCGGGTTCCGTGA
- a CDS encoding VWA domain-containing protein, whose translation MIAFTHDTQTLVLFAAYSAIVLACLAWILARLESRRARRLHAFAEAPLLSRLVRGYHPALRLPLNALILAGAALLLAALAGPRWGAPAAGPSAASREILVLLDTSESMNAADIAPSRLARARDKIQMLLERYPADRFGLIAFSGAAALECPLTRDHAYFRAVLESVGTDTLTVEGTDIESALAEAEKVFEDGLGRGYGTVPGDRIVLLISDGEAVSGDAVPAAERLADYARVAVLGVGDPAGAEVSLPQWMQRTQPAHRHGSTHWSVLDEEGLSRIAIAGQGVYVRSTLGNDDINAIGRELARLGGPGGPDSAPHRQPNQYRWPLAAALICFAGEGGWLVLMPRLAHRVSARRTREEADHALA comes from the coding sequence ATGATCGCGTTCACCCACGACACGCAGACGCTTGTTTTGTTCGCCGCCTACAGCGCGATCGTGCTGGCGTGTCTGGCGTGGATCCTCGCGCGCCTGGAAAGCCGCCGCGCGCGACGCCTCCACGCCTTCGCCGAGGCGCCGCTGCTGTCCCGCCTCGTCCGCGGATACCACCCCGCGCTGCGGCTTCCGCTGAACGCGCTGATCCTCGCGGGCGCCGCCCTGCTGCTCGCCGCACTTGCCGGTCCGCGCTGGGGCGCGCCCGCCGCCGGCCCCTCCGCCGCGAGCCGGGAAATCCTTGTGTTGCTGGACACCTCCGAGAGCATGAATGCGGCGGATATCGCGCCGAGCCGCCTGGCCCGCGCGCGCGACAAAATCCAGATGTTGCTGGAGCGCTACCCGGCGGATCGCTTTGGCCTGATTGCGTTTTCCGGCGCGGCGGCGCTGGAATGCCCGCTGACGCGCGATCACGCCTACTTCCGCGCCGTGCTGGAATCGGTGGGGACCGACACGCTGACGGTGGAAGGCACGGATATTGAATCGGCGCTGGCCGAGGCGGAAAAAGTGTTTGAGGATGGCCTGGGCCGTGGCTACGGAACCGTTCCCGGCGACCGGATCGTCCTGCTGATCAGCGACGGCGAGGCCGTGAGCGGCGATGCGGTTCCGGCGGCGGAACGCCTCGCGGACTATGCCCGCGTGGCCGTGCTGGGGGTCGGGGATCCGGCGGGCGCCGAAGTGAGCCTGCCCCAGTGGATGCAGCGGACCCAGCCGGCGCACCGGCATGGAAGCACGCACTGGTCGGTGCTCGACGAAGAGGGACTTTCCCGGATTGCGATCGCGGGCCAGGGCGTGTATGTGCGCAGCACCCTGGGCAACGACGATATCAACGCGATCGGGCGGGAGCTTGCCCGGCTGGGCGGCCCGGGCGGTCCAGATAGCGCCCCGCACCGGCAGCCCAACCAGTACCGCTGGCCGCTGGCCGCGGCCCTGATTTGTTTTGCCGGTGAGGGCGGCTGGCTGGTGCTGATGCCGCGTCTGGCGCATCGTGTTTCGGCGCGCCGCACGCGCGAGGAGGCCGACCATGCGCTGGCCTAG